One segment of Euwallacea fornicatus isolate EFF26 chromosome 23, ASM4011564v1, whole genome shotgun sequence DNA contains the following:
- the LOC136346391 gene encoding uncharacterized protein isoform X7 has product MEDTVKNEFVFYFKLARPMVLNLPESRDRILAVAWLRKLSDENVGDERLRTTYLKLLIFCLQRRRLSGIFGDDPRLYEVLENLASNIDLNECARNLLKQERQGRHETTPQEMGEDIAAFPPFTTDCSPDLTEYAAVQNIPNFGVHAYYAISKHPVNKWQRSELAIFPKGTKSATGTSITITASATPKDSASAPAVEGADASAPIELPSQEKKKRRPRKLGSSPPTRPLGHVKRATVERLTPTWGTNLVHVRGRTDIGEIKDTSGVDKALKTTDFQIIEDEQTDEERNAASRGAEHKSLASKPKEITYAVNDFKYGMMEKAKIQPPSRFTKLEDRSGLQDLKSSKRSRVKVKSTKEKGTGNKDLGPRLANPSEEFNESIKKALEEADLTWQDLMSGEEDIDEEIQEIQDEVLRKDDYKEFQIENLDLERYGESNCDGFCREIEGDVVAHKTVYDKGVEEDEELIEWLQDQIEEVEEQKNIFREAQEMRSTSSAISRRIPITTPQLVTSPRRVKSAEKVYAEATDNGQIHRQSYSCPLKKAKRHVSIERKPKRSIELICKVHGLLKIIDENQKAAKAASKVINLMETQEQYSTRDDSDESVSSQKEFQQELNENRRNRGPRPSPSPYGTEMRGMCPPNYRKAGGTGEVAIRKIKKTVGNQYGMEALNAVRKNLFGSRREATEVPEPTVVKHRNMHDLRHWEQVCQPCRDLAEDKLELMQELQQHPIDFLGVAENCTSSQREEDGFCDQDFREFMHNTPQTYIEEVMKQHRHSPQMRRPSLLRREAHPPSHDQLCMSHRSPEELELEAEIEETRRAAWRDIEGLVMELYPTIDKGNETGRADSLSPQKVHSTRISSGGLHSPGSFGFWDPCEIEQNDEHVIQAMPTEQGPMLDGPHMHEYPGGYHLPESLSSHIIKECGMTRRQVDEMMFYIEHDQSVDNETLPDCEIPCTSCILPPRLAEAIVTNEERRRTRQRHNGQ; this is encoded by the exons ATGGAAGATACAGTAAAAAACGAGTTTGTTTTCTACTTCAAATTAGCCAGGCCTATGGTGCTTAATCTCCCAGAATCCCGAG ATCGAATATTAGCAGTAGCATGGCTAAGGAAGCTCTCAGACGAAAACGTTGGGGATGAGAGGCTGCGCACAACATACCTGAAGTTACTAATATTTTGCCTGCAACGCAGAAGACTTTCGGGCATTTTCGGAGACGACCCTCGCTTATACGAAGTCCTAGAAAACCTCGCTTCTAATATTGAT CTCAACGAGTGTGCAAGAAATCTTCTGAAGCAAGAGCGACAAGGCCGCCACGAAACGACGCCTCAGGAGATGGGAGAAGATATAGCTGCATTCCCTCCTTTCACCACAGATTGCTCCCCTGACTTGACAGAATATGCCGCCGTCCAAAATATCCCCAATTTCGGGGTACATGCCTACTATGCAATCTCCAAACATCCAGTTAATAAATGGCAACGTTCCGAACTTGCAATTTTTCCCAAAGGAACTAAAAGTGCAACTGGCACTAGTATCACTATCACCGCATCAGCGACCCCCAAGGATTCTGCTTCGGCACCTGCCGTGGAAGGAGCAGATGCTTCGGCGCCTATAGAATTACCTTCTcaggaaaagaaaaaacgcCGACCCAGGAAACTGGGATCTTCCCCTCCTACACGTCCATTGGGACATGTGAAACGGGCCACCGTAGAACGCCTTACTCCCACTTGGGGAACCAACTTGGTGCATGTACGTGGACGGACTGATATCGGCGAGATTAAAGATACTTCAGGAGTagataaagctttaaaaacaacagattttcaaataatcgAAGATGAACAAACTGACGAGGAAAGAAATGCTGCAAGCCGTGGAGCTGAACATAAATCTCTAGCTTCGAAACCTAAAGAAATTACCTATGCTGTCAATGATTTCAAATATGGAATGATGGAAAAAGCCAAAATCCAGCCTCCAAGTAGGTTTACCAAGCTGGAAGATCGTAGCGGCCTCCAAGATCTTAAAAGTTCCAAACGTTCCAGAGTTAAGGTCAAAAGTACGAAGGAGAAAGGTACAGGTAATAAAGACCTTGGACCTAGACTTGCAAATCCTTCTGAGGAATTCAATGAGTCGATTAAGAAGGCTTTAGAAGAGGCTGATTTAACTTGGCAAGATTTGATGTCAGGAGAAGAAGATAttgatgaagaaattcaagaaATACAAGATGAGGTTTTAAGGAAGGACGATTATAAGgagtttcaaattgaaaacttgGATCTCGAAAGATACGGAGAAAGTAATTGTGATGGTTTTTGTCGGGAGATTGAAGGTGATGTGGTTGCTCATAAGACTGTTTACGATAAGGGAGTTGAGGAAGATGAGGAATTGATCGAGTGGCTGCAGGACCAGATTGAAG aggTGGAAGaacaaaagaatatttttcgtgaagCGCAGGAGATGCGTAGTACTTCATCAGCAATTTCCAGAAGAATTCCAATAACTACTCCACAGCTTGTTACAAGTCCTAGGAGGGTCAAATCCGCTGAAAAAGTTTATGCTGAAGCGACTGATAATGGTCAAATACACAG GCAATCATATTCGTGTCCTCTCAAAAAAGCCAAAAGACATGTCTCAATTGAGCGAAAACCCAAGAGATCGATAGAGTTAATCTGCAAAGTCCACggcttattgaaaattatcgaCGAGAATCAGAAGGCTGCCAAAGCAGCATCAAAGGTGATAAACTTaatggaaactcaagaa CAATATAGTACAAGAGATGATTCGGATGAGTCTGTAAGTTCGCAGAAGGAGTTTCAGCAGGAGTTGAACGAGAACAGGAGAAATCGCGGTCCAAGACCATCGCCGAGTCCTTATGGTACTGAGATGAGAG GAATGTGTCCTCCTAATTATAGAAAGGCAGGAGGTACTGGTGAAGTAGCAATCAggaagattaaaaaaacagTTGGAAATCAGTATGGAATGGAGGCTCTAAATGCAGTTCGTAAGAATTTATTTGGAA GTCGTCGGGAAGCCACGGAGGTACCCGAACCCACTG ttGTAAAACACAGAAACATGCATGATCTAAGGCATTGGGAACAAG TTTGTCAACCATGCAGAGATTTAGCTGAAGACA aacTGGAACTGATGCAGGAACTACAGCAACATCCAATTGACTTCCTTGG GGTCGCTGAAAATTGCACGAGCTCCCAACGGGAGGAGGACGGATTTT GTGATCAAGACTTTAGAGAGTTCATGCATAACACTCCTCAGACGTACATTGAGGAGGTAATGAAGCAACACAGGCATAGCCCTCAAATGAgg AGGCCATCTCTTTTACGAAGGGAAGCTCATCCTCCAAGTCACGACCAGCTTTGTATGTCCCATAGATCACCTGAGGAACTAG AGCTTGAAGCTGAAATAGAAGAGACGAGACGAGCCGCTTGGAGGGACATTGAAGGATTAGTCATGGAGCTGTATCCTACAATTGATAAGGGGAATGAAACTGGAAGAGCAGAT TCCCTTTCTCCTCAAAAGGTGCACTCCACGAGAATATCTTCAGGAGGACTTCATTCTCCAG GTTCCTTTGGATTTTGGGACCCTTGCGAAATTGAACAGAATGATGAACACGTAATCCAAGCTATGCCGACAGAGCAAGGGCCCATGTTAG ATGGTCCACACATGCACGAATATCCTGGAGGGTACCATTTACCAGAATCTTTGAGCTCACACATCATAAAAGAATGTGGGATGACTCGGAGACAGGTGGATGAGATGATGTTCTACATAGAACATGATCAGTCTGTTG ataatgaaacATTGCCGGATTGTGAGATTCCGTGCACCTCCTGTATCCTTCCGCCAAGGCTTGCCGAGGCGATAGTCACAAACGAGGAGCGCAGAAGGACTCGGCAGAGGCACAACGGCCAGTAA
- the LOC136346391 gene encoding uncharacterized protein isoform X6, whose protein sequence is MEDTVKNEFVFYFKLARPMVLNLPESRDRILAVAWLRKLSDENVGDERLRTTYLKLLIFCLQRRRLSGIFGDDPRLYEVLENLASNIDLNECARNLLKQERQGRHETTPQEMGEDIAAFPPFTTDCSPDLTEYAAVQNIPNFGVHAYYAISKHPVNKWQRSELAIFPKGTKSATGTSITITASATPKDSASAPAVEGADASAPIELPSQEKKKRRPRKLGSSPPTRPLGHVKRATVERLTPTWGTNLVHVRGRTDIGEIKDTSGVDKALKTTDFQIIEDEQTDEERNAASRGAEHKSLASKPKEITYAVNDFKYGMMEKAKIQPPSRFTKLEDRSGLQDLKSSKRSRVKVKSTKEKGTGNKDLGPRLANPSEEFNESIKKALEEADLTWQDLMSGEEDIDEEIQEIQDEVLRKDDYKEFQIENLDLERYGESNCDGFCREIEGDVVAHKTVYDKGVEEDEELIEWLQDQIEEVEEQKNIFREAQEMRSTSSAISRRIPITTPQLVTSPRRVKSAEKVYAEATDNGQIHRQSYSCPLKKAKRHVSIERKPKRSIELICKVHGLLKIIDENQKAAKAASKVINLMETQEQYSTRDDSDESVSSQKEFQQELNENRRNRGPRPSPSPYGTEMRGMCPPNYRKAGGTGEVAIRKIKKTVGNQYGMEALNAVRRREATEVPEPTVVKHRNMHDLRHWEQELELMQELQQHPIDFLGVAENCTSSQREEDGFCDQDFREFMHNTPQTYIEEVMKQHRHSPQMRRPSLLRREAHPPSHDQLCMSHRSPEELGKFRQFQREIEQLSKFLPELEAEIEETRRAAWRDIEGLVMELYPTIDKGNETGRADSLSPQKVHSTRISSGGLHSPGSFGFWDPCEIEQNDEHVIQAMPTEQGPMLDGPHMHEYPGGYHLPESLSSHIIKECGMTRRQVDEMMFYIEHDQSVDNETLPDCEIPCTSCILPPRLAEAIVTNEERRRTRQRHNGQ, encoded by the exons ATGGAAGATACAGTAAAAAACGAGTTTGTTTTCTACTTCAAATTAGCCAGGCCTATGGTGCTTAATCTCCCAGAATCCCGAG ATCGAATATTAGCAGTAGCATGGCTAAGGAAGCTCTCAGACGAAAACGTTGGGGATGAGAGGCTGCGCACAACATACCTGAAGTTACTAATATTTTGCCTGCAACGCAGAAGACTTTCGGGCATTTTCGGAGACGACCCTCGCTTATACGAAGTCCTAGAAAACCTCGCTTCTAATATTGAT CTCAACGAGTGTGCAAGAAATCTTCTGAAGCAAGAGCGACAAGGCCGCCACGAAACGACGCCTCAGGAGATGGGAGAAGATATAGCTGCATTCCCTCCTTTCACCACAGATTGCTCCCCTGACTTGACAGAATATGCCGCCGTCCAAAATATCCCCAATTTCGGGGTACATGCCTACTATGCAATCTCCAAACATCCAGTTAATAAATGGCAACGTTCCGAACTTGCAATTTTTCCCAAAGGAACTAAAAGTGCAACTGGCACTAGTATCACTATCACCGCATCAGCGACCCCCAAGGATTCTGCTTCGGCACCTGCCGTGGAAGGAGCAGATGCTTCGGCGCCTATAGAATTACCTTCTcaggaaaagaaaaaacgcCGACCCAGGAAACTGGGATCTTCCCCTCCTACACGTCCATTGGGACATGTGAAACGGGCCACCGTAGAACGCCTTACTCCCACTTGGGGAACCAACTTGGTGCATGTACGTGGACGGACTGATATCGGCGAGATTAAAGATACTTCAGGAGTagataaagctttaaaaacaacagattttcaaataatcgAAGATGAACAAACTGACGAGGAAAGAAATGCTGCAAGCCGTGGAGCTGAACATAAATCTCTAGCTTCGAAACCTAAAGAAATTACCTATGCTGTCAATGATTTCAAATATGGAATGATGGAAAAAGCCAAAATCCAGCCTCCAAGTAGGTTTACCAAGCTGGAAGATCGTAGCGGCCTCCAAGATCTTAAAAGTTCCAAACGTTCCAGAGTTAAGGTCAAAAGTACGAAGGAGAAAGGTACAGGTAATAAAGACCTTGGACCTAGACTTGCAAATCCTTCTGAGGAATTCAATGAGTCGATTAAGAAGGCTTTAGAAGAGGCTGATTTAACTTGGCAAGATTTGATGTCAGGAGAAGAAGATAttgatgaagaaattcaagaaATACAAGATGAGGTTTTAAGGAAGGACGATTATAAGgagtttcaaattgaaaacttgGATCTCGAAAGATACGGAGAAAGTAATTGTGATGGTTTTTGTCGGGAGATTGAAGGTGATGTGGTTGCTCATAAGACTGTTTACGATAAGGGAGTTGAGGAAGATGAGGAATTGATCGAGTGGCTGCAGGACCAGATTGAAG aggTGGAAGaacaaaagaatatttttcgtgaagCGCAGGAGATGCGTAGTACTTCATCAGCAATTTCCAGAAGAATTCCAATAACTACTCCACAGCTTGTTACAAGTCCTAGGAGGGTCAAATCCGCTGAAAAAGTTTATGCTGAAGCGACTGATAATGGTCAAATACACAG GCAATCATATTCGTGTCCTCTCAAAAAAGCCAAAAGACATGTCTCAATTGAGCGAAAACCCAAGAGATCGATAGAGTTAATCTGCAAAGTCCACggcttattgaaaattatcgaCGAGAATCAGAAGGCTGCCAAAGCAGCATCAAAGGTGATAAACTTaatggaaactcaagaa CAATATAGTACAAGAGATGATTCGGATGAGTCTGTAAGTTCGCAGAAGGAGTTTCAGCAGGAGTTGAACGAGAACAGGAGAAATCGCGGTCCAAGACCATCGCCGAGTCCTTATGGTACTGAGATGAGAG GAATGTGTCCTCCTAATTATAGAAAGGCAGGAGGTACTGGTGAAGTAGCAATCAggaagattaaaaaaacagTTGGAAATCAGTATGGAATGGAGGCTCTAAATGCAGTTC GTCGTCGGGAAGCCACGGAGGTACCCGAACCCACTG ttGTAAAACACAGAAACATGCATGATCTAAGGCATTGGGAACAAG aacTGGAACTGATGCAGGAACTACAGCAACATCCAATTGACTTCCTTGG GGTCGCTGAAAATTGCACGAGCTCCCAACGGGAGGAGGACGGATTTT GTGATCAAGACTTTAGAGAGTTCATGCATAACACTCCTCAGACGTACATTGAGGAGGTAATGAAGCAACACAGGCATAGCCCTCAAATGAgg AGGCCATCTCTTTTACGAAGGGAAGCTCATCCTCCAAGTCACGACCAGCTTTGTATGTCCCATAGATCACCTGAGGAACTAGGTAAATTTCGGCAATTTCAGAGGGAAATAGAGCAGCTAAGTAAG TTCCTTCCAGAGCTTGAAGCTGAAATAGAAGAGACGAGACGAGCCGCTTGGAGGGACATTGAAGGATTAGTCATGGAGCTGTATCCTACAATTGATAAGGGGAATGAAACTGGAAGAGCAGAT TCCCTTTCTCCTCAAAAGGTGCACTCCACGAGAATATCTTCAGGAGGACTTCATTCTCCAG GTTCCTTTGGATTTTGGGACCCTTGCGAAATTGAACAGAATGATGAACACGTAATCCAAGCTATGCCGACAGAGCAAGGGCCCATGTTAG ATGGTCCACACATGCACGAATATCCTGGAGGGTACCATTTACCAGAATCTTTGAGCTCACACATCATAAAAGAATGTGGGATGACTCGGAGACAGGTGGATGAGATGATGTTCTACATAGAACATGATCAGTCTGTTG ataatgaaacATTGCCGGATTGTGAGATTCCGTGCACCTCCTGTATCCTTCCGCCAAGGCTTGCCGAGGCGATAGTCACAAACGAGGAGCGCAGAAGGACTCGGCAGAGGCACAACGGCCAGTAA
- the LOC136346391 gene encoding uncharacterized protein isoform X4 produces the protein MEDTVKNEFVFYFKLARPMVLNLPESRDRILAVAWLRKLSDENVGDERLRTTYLKLLIFCLQRRRLSGIFGDDPRLYEVLENLASNIDLNECARNLLKQERQGRHETTPQEMGEDIAAFPPFTTDCSPDLTEYAAVQNIPNFGVHAYYAISKHPVNKWQRSELAIFPKGTKSATGTSITITASATPKDSASAPAVEGADASAPIELPSQEKKKRRPRKLGSSPPTRPLGHVKRATVERLTPTWGTNLVHVRGRTDIGEIKDTSGVDKALKTTDFQIIEDEQTDEERNAASRGAEHKSLASKPKEITYAVNDFKYGMMEKAKIQPPSRFTKLEDRSGLQDLKSSKRSRVKVKSTKEKGTGNKDLGPRLANPSEEFNESIKKALEEADLTWQDLMSGEEDIDEEIQEIQDEVLRKDDYKEFQIENLDLERYGESNCDGFCREIEGDVVAHKTVYDKGVEEDEELIEWLQDQIEEVEEQKNIFREAQEMRSTSSAISRRIPITTPQLVTSPRRVKSAEKVYAEATDNGQIHRQSYSCPLKKAKRHVSIERKPKRSIELICKVHGLLKIIDENQKAAKAASKVINLMETQEQYSTRDDSDESVSSQKEFQQELNENRRNRGPRPSPSPYGTEMRGMCPPNYRKAGGTGEVAIRKIKKTVGNQYGMEALNAVRKNLFGSRREATEVPEPTVVKHRNMHDLRHWEQELELMQELQQHPIDFLGVAENCTSSQREEDGFCDQDFREFMHNTPQTYIEEVMKQHRHSPQMRRPSLLRREAHPPSHDQLCMSHRSPEELGKFRQFQREIEQLSKFLPELEAEIEETRRAAWRDIEGLVMELYPTIDKGNETGRADSLSPQKVHSTRISSGGLHSPGSFGFWDPCEIEQNDEHVIQAMPTEQGPMLDGPHMHEYPGGYHLPESLSSHIIKECGMTRRQVDEMMFYIEHDQSVDNETLPDCEIPCTSCILPPRLAEAIVTNEERRRTRQRHNGQ, from the exons ATGGAAGATACAGTAAAAAACGAGTTTGTTTTCTACTTCAAATTAGCCAGGCCTATGGTGCTTAATCTCCCAGAATCCCGAG ATCGAATATTAGCAGTAGCATGGCTAAGGAAGCTCTCAGACGAAAACGTTGGGGATGAGAGGCTGCGCACAACATACCTGAAGTTACTAATATTTTGCCTGCAACGCAGAAGACTTTCGGGCATTTTCGGAGACGACCCTCGCTTATACGAAGTCCTAGAAAACCTCGCTTCTAATATTGAT CTCAACGAGTGTGCAAGAAATCTTCTGAAGCAAGAGCGACAAGGCCGCCACGAAACGACGCCTCAGGAGATGGGAGAAGATATAGCTGCATTCCCTCCTTTCACCACAGATTGCTCCCCTGACTTGACAGAATATGCCGCCGTCCAAAATATCCCCAATTTCGGGGTACATGCCTACTATGCAATCTCCAAACATCCAGTTAATAAATGGCAACGTTCCGAACTTGCAATTTTTCCCAAAGGAACTAAAAGTGCAACTGGCACTAGTATCACTATCACCGCATCAGCGACCCCCAAGGATTCTGCTTCGGCACCTGCCGTGGAAGGAGCAGATGCTTCGGCGCCTATAGAATTACCTTCTcaggaaaagaaaaaacgcCGACCCAGGAAACTGGGATCTTCCCCTCCTACACGTCCATTGGGACATGTGAAACGGGCCACCGTAGAACGCCTTACTCCCACTTGGGGAACCAACTTGGTGCATGTACGTGGACGGACTGATATCGGCGAGATTAAAGATACTTCAGGAGTagataaagctttaaaaacaacagattttcaaataatcgAAGATGAACAAACTGACGAGGAAAGAAATGCTGCAAGCCGTGGAGCTGAACATAAATCTCTAGCTTCGAAACCTAAAGAAATTACCTATGCTGTCAATGATTTCAAATATGGAATGATGGAAAAAGCCAAAATCCAGCCTCCAAGTAGGTTTACCAAGCTGGAAGATCGTAGCGGCCTCCAAGATCTTAAAAGTTCCAAACGTTCCAGAGTTAAGGTCAAAAGTACGAAGGAGAAAGGTACAGGTAATAAAGACCTTGGACCTAGACTTGCAAATCCTTCTGAGGAATTCAATGAGTCGATTAAGAAGGCTTTAGAAGAGGCTGATTTAACTTGGCAAGATTTGATGTCAGGAGAAGAAGATAttgatgaagaaattcaagaaATACAAGATGAGGTTTTAAGGAAGGACGATTATAAGgagtttcaaattgaaaacttgGATCTCGAAAGATACGGAGAAAGTAATTGTGATGGTTTTTGTCGGGAGATTGAAGGTGATGTGGTTGCTCATAAGACTGTTTACGATAAGGGAGTTGAGGAAGATGAGGAATTGATCGAGTGGCTGCAGGACCAGATTGAAG aggTGGAAGaacaaaagaatatttttcgtgaagCGCAGGAGATGCGTAGTACTTCATCAGCAATTTCCAGAAGAATTCCAATAACTACTCCACAGCTTGTTACAAGTCCTAGGAGGGTCAAATCCGCTGAAAAAGTTTATGCTGAAGCGACTGATAATGGTCAAATACACAG GCAATCATATTCGTGTCCTCTCAAAAAAGCCAAAAGACATGTCTCAATTGAGCGAAAACCCAAGAGATCGATAGAGTTAATCTGCAAAGTCCACggcttattgaaaattatcgaCGAGAATCAGAAGGCTGCCAAAGCAGCATCAAAGGTGATAAACTTaatggaaactcaagaa CAATATAGTACAAGAGATGATTCGGATGAGTCTGTAAGTTCGCAGAAGGAGTTTCAGCAGGAGTTGAACGAGAACAGGAGAAATCGCGGTCCAAGACCATCGCCGAGTCCTTATGGTACTGAGATGAGAG GAATGTGTCCTCCTAATTATAGAAAGGCAGGAGGTACTGGTGAAGTAGCAATCAggaagattaaaaaaacagTTGGAAATCAGTATGGAATGGAGGCTCTAAATGCAGTTCGTAAGAATTTATTTGGAA GTCGTCGGGAAGCCACGGAGGTACCCGAACCCACTG ttGTAAAACACAGAAACATGCATGATCTAAGGCATTGGGAACAAG aacTGGAACTGATGCAGGAACTACAGCAACATCCAATTGACTTCCTTGG GGTCGCTGAAAATTGCACGAGCTCCCAACGGGAGGAGGACGGATTTT GTGATCAAGACTTTAGAGAGTTCATGCATAACACTCCTCAGACGTACATTGAGGAGGTAATGAAGCAACACAGGCATAGCCCTCAAATGAgg AGGCCATCTCTTTTACGAAGGGAAGCTCATCCTCCAAGTCACGACCAGCTTTGTATGTCCCATAGATCACCTGAGGAACTAGGTAAATTTCGGCAATTTCAGAGGGAAATAGAGCAGCTAAGTAAG TTCCTTCCAGAGCTTGAAGCTGAAATAGAAGAGACGAGACGAGCCGCTTGGAGGGACATTGAAGGATTAGTCATGGAGCTGTATCCTACAATTGATAAGGGGAATGAAACTGGAAGAGCAGAT TCCCTTTCTCCTCAAAAGGTGCACTCCACGAGAATATCTTCAGGAGGACTTCATTCTCCAG GTTCCTTTGGATTTTGGGACCCTTGCGAAATTGAACAGAATGATGAACACGTAATCCAAGCTATGCCGACAGAGCAAGGGCCCATGTTAG ATGGTCCACACATGCACGAATATCCTGGAGGGTACCATTTACCAGAATCTTTGAGCTCACACATCATAAAAGAATGTGGGATGACTCGGAGACAGGTGGATGAGATGATGTTCTACATAGAACATGATCAGTCTGTTG ataatgaaacATTGCCGGATTGTGAGATTCCGTGCACCTCCTGTATCCTTCCGCCAAGGCTTGCCGAGGCGATAGTCACAAACGAGGAGCGCAGAAGGACTCGGCAGAGGCACAACGGCCAGTAA